One Gadus macrocephalus chromosome 17, ASM3116895v1 genomic window, ttccacaatgtcttgtttttttaaacgatttatgatgactatatgctctgtaaggtgaccttgggtgtcttgaaaggcacctctaaattaaatgtattattattattattattattattattacagctTATAACCACGTTAAATAACTAGAATACACCTTGTAACCACGTTCCATAACTATTATACAGCTTATAACCACGTTAAATAACTGGAATACAGCCTATAACCACGTTAAATAACTAGAATACAGCTCAATACAGGAGTCCAGGTAAAGACCAACTGATGTTAAACTGGATCAGAAGACACCAGCAGCACAACAACGCAGCTCACTAAACCCGAGTGAACGCAGCCTACAGAGACACTGGCTGTCCTACTCTGCTCCTCAATTATACATCATAAACTGAATTATACATCCAGGAGTTAGCTCCGACGGCTAGCTCCGACAGCTATCGACCTGTCAGGACGCCTCAGTGATCAACAACACGAGGCATGGAAACcgtgcacgagtgtgtgtgcgcgtattaatgcatgcgtgtgtctgtgtgtctattatgcatgtgtgtgcgtatttatgcgtgtgtgtatttatgcatTTTCGTGCGTATTTATGCATTTGtgtatttatgcatgtgtgtgatttatgcttgtgtgtttgcacgtgtgcgtgtgtccttctGATAGGCCTGAGTAGCTCCTACAACAGCGGGTCTAACAAGTTGCCCATGTTATTACTCCATCATGTCATTAAGCACTATTATGCCCAATAAGAGGAGTCATGAACAATGATCAGTGAAGAGTGATCAGTGAGTGACTTACACGTGCATCTCCCTGTAAACCGCATTATGCAGCTTCTTCTCCCAGCCTGCGGACAACACAATACCGCATTACAACCACGGCCCGTCAACGAGTGAACGCACATCTTAACATCACTTGCTGGTTGTTTGTTGTGCATATGAGGCGCACGTTAGCGCTCACCTGACACTCTGAGGAAGTGACGCACGTCCTCTTTCAGAGACTCGAGTTTGATTTCGGGCTGGTGCAGACAGTCCTGAAAACACAGCGAGCAGCGTCAGAGGAGCGCGGACGACGTTCAgcgtgacacacatacacacctggtTCACCTTGGCCGAGGCGCGACCGACTCACCTTGGCCCGCCGCTCGAGCTGGGAGTGCAGGTGGCTTCCCTTCAGCCGCTGCACGAGCTGGGCGATTGTGGCGGACAGCTCGCGCTCCGTGCCCCCGTCAATCATCTCTGCAGACAGCTCGCGCTCTTTCCGCCCGTCCATCATCCCTGCAGAGATTCGGCGGTACTGGTCCACTTCCCCCGGAAaacagcagcagcctccctccgtgGTTACCTAGCAACGGAGGACCGCGTCGCCATCTGCGGAAACTCGACCTGCGACGATTGGTTCCGGCCGAGTTTCGACTTTCCTTAATTGCGtttattttattactttatAATGTTTTGTTAATAATTGTTGCTTTATTCACAGAAATTATAGTCTTGgattaaatgtaggcctatctctATGTAGATCTATTCTGACTGGATTTAGAAACATGGTTTCCTTACAATGTTGACCAGGGTTCGGTTTGATTGACTCTCACTTTACTTAAAGtataatatgtaataataatatctcCTGAATTAAATGTAATCGCACAATTCCAACTAAtaattacagtacagtatacagtatatatatattttttaaatatatatacacacacatacatatgcataaacacacatatattatatacatgtgtgtgtgtgtgtgtgtgtgtgtgtgtgtgtgtgtgtgtgtgtgtgtgtgtgtgtgtgtgtgtgtgtgtgtgtgtgtgtatacacatatatatatacatgtatatatatacacacacactatatatatctatatatatatatatactgtatatatacacatgtacatatatatatatgtatatccatCACATATacatctacaaacacacacacacacacacacacacacacacacacacacacacacacacacacacacacacacacacacacacacacacacacgtgtcctcATATATATCCACAGACAGAGCAGATATGAGTGACACATGGTAATAGAAAGACGCGTCATGCTGTCAGAGCGCGCGGGAGGACTCCGCGCGCAGCCACGACTCCACACGCGATGCTTCCCGCGCCACACACGGCGGAGCGCTCCAGCCACGCGCAGCAGCCCCTCGTCCTCCTGCCAACTTTCATCTTATTAACCATTAATATCTCGAGTACATCTTCTCTCGCTCACCTCGCGGCCACCATGTCTGACAGACCTCATCCTCTCCGTCGGGGTCCAGGTTCAGACCGGTTCAGAGCCTCTGTCTCCGCGGCTCTCTGGTCTTACTAatattattgatattattaacattattaatAACCAGTGTTGGATTGTCCTCGCGCGCCATGGAAACTTCCACGCTGACGGACCTGCTGCTAAATTCCACCGACCTCAACCGGATCCTCTGCAGCTTCGGGATCAGGAACCAGTCCGAGTGTGAAGACCTGGACTCTCCGCCAGAACCCAAAGGTGTGTGACCGGTGGGCTCCCAGTGGAGACTGGTAGGCTCCCTGTACAGACTGGTTGTCTCCCAGTACATTGACTGGTGGTCTTCCAGTATGTGACATGTTGAGCTTCAGGTCTCAGTCTATTGACAGCTTCAGGAGTAGGTCTCAGTCGATTGACAGCTTCAGGAGTAGGTCTCAGTTGATTGACAGCTTCAGGTTCAGGTCTCAGTTGATTGACAGGTTGAGGgtcaggaggaggtgaggggaaggATTCAGTCTCAGGTCAGATCAGGTCAAAATtgcattttataaaaaataaaaatacaaaacactGTAATGTTTGAGATGTTATGGCTGTTTTCCTGTTGGTTGAGGCATAATTGCCTGTTGTCGTTTAATGATCTAATTTATTCAGTTAAAATCAATTCAAACAAACGAAGGAATAAGACCATAACATACGGTGTTGGCTGGATCTTATTATAGCCATCAGCCAGCAGAAAGACCACTCTCGTCTTTTAGTTTTATCTCAGTTTAAATAAAATAGTATGCAGCCCAAAAATGGATATGTCTAGTCTAGACCTTTAAATAATACACGAGGCACTGCATACCCGTCATGTCAGATTGTACTACGTGTAcaaagagagtgagtgtgtgtatgtgtgtgtgtgtgtgtgtgtgtgtgtgtgtgtgtgtgtgtgtgtgtgtgtgtttatgggtcgGTTTGTGTATGCGTCTCCAGTAGCTCCTCgactacatgtgtgtttgtgtctctttatataggtttgtgtgtgattcTCTTCTGTGCTCCTCtaaaacacgtgtgtgtgtgtgtgtgtgtgtgtgtgtgtgtgtgtgtgtgtgtgtgggtgggtgtgtgtgtgtgtgtttgtgtgtgttcttgagtTGTATGTTCACGTGGGGTAATGTCACAGAAATGTGGAACCGACGTCCTGCCGCGACGGCACCTGAGATCGCCTTGCtcagctgtctctctctcccgcctgtCTTTAACTATCTCGTCCCGCATCTGTTTACCTGCCTGCGCTTATCTccatccatgtctctctctctctctctctctctctctctctctctctctctctctctctctctctctctctctctctcgctctctctgacccgacccgacccgatcCAGACATCAACGAGGCGGTCCGCATCGTGCTGTAcagcctcatcttcctcctcagcGTGCTCGGCAACACCCTCATCATCGCCGTGCTGGTGCGCAACCGGCGCATGCGGACGGTCACCAACCTGTTCCTGCTGTCGCTGGCCGTGTCCGACCTGATGGTTTCTCTGGTCTGCATCCCCTTCACGCTCATCCCCAACCTCATGAGGAACTTCGTGTTCGGCGCTGGCATGTGCAAGCTGGTTATGTACTTCATGGGTGAGCACTGGTGATCGCCGTTTGGCTGTGGAGGTCTCAGCGGTGTCCAAACTGTGGATCGCGAACCTAAAAGGGCACCAATTAGGTCCCATCAGGCATGCAAAATAAGCACCCATAATATTATGTGTGTGAGgatccaataataataattgtttaaaATGCCAAATGATTCTTGATTTgacttttaatttaaaaaaaataataaaagtccCACTTGGCTTTTTAAGCCTTGTCTGTTAGTGAGCCGGTGTGACCTCctctggatcagggttaaagtTGACTTGAAAACAGGAATGTTTTCGAGGTGGGGCCGGTTTGTATCTCTCTCAGAGACATCAACCGTGGAGGTATTCACAGGATGTGACCTCAagctaaaagaaaaacagaacaaCCTCAACAACTCATATAAGCTGTGGCGAAAATAATTGACTTCGGAATCTCAAATTCCTCATCTTGCCGTTTTATCGGATTAGCGATGGTTTTCCGACACATATCTGCGCTGTTATCCTGGTCGGGTTTCTGACGTTTCCTGCCGGTCGGTATTATGCGGCCGGCTAACCACGGCGCTGTCATGCTAGCGGCCCGGCCGTCCATCTCGGGCAGGTTAACCCGtttacccctctcctctcggGGCCGGGGCGATAAGGTGGAGGTATTTATCAGACAGGATCTGCTCGCCGTGGCGTGTCAACAaccagctgatggaggagccggtTTGGTAGAGATAGTTCTGGAACCCTTTCAAAGGGTTGGTTTAATCTACTGTCATGCAGCTGCTCGGGTCACGCTGACTCAACAACGTTGAAGGCTTCCTTGAATAGGATACTGATTAAGAATAATGTATTTTTAGGACACTTTGGACAGCAAAGTCTTTGATTACATTGTAGAGCTTGATCTTAGGAAGCTACTCGCAGCATAACAAATACATTCATAGAGGCAATGGGGGAACATGATTCTTATAAAGTTCTTCTTATTCTTACAACTCACATCGTTGGTCATTAATACAAAGGAATCAAAGGTGAGCCATGACCATGGCTCGTGAAGAGTTAAGGATTGGCGGGAGAGACCAATTGCAATACACTCTGGGTgaagtggacatgtctgcaaaGCTGCAAGCCAGGCTGGGGGACAGTTGaaggaatctacacaacaaagTAGTCAGTCGATCGGCCTCAGTATCACACTGCAGTGGCGATGAAAATGCAAACTACCTGGACACCTTGAAATTAGAACGGGAGGCATCTCTAGGTCCAAGGGGAAGACAAATCCCTTTTCAATTTACTCGTAATTATTGAAACAAGCTTTATCAaatttgtatataattgtatattatagttaCGATTAATATTTCCACCACAGATTCACGTTCCAATTAGCACAGTCACCCTGGTTGGATTTGGCTTTAGCAATGCAGTCAATTAGGAGCTGagaagtgtttgtgttttgacaGACTTTGTCTAAACTTTAGATTAAAACAGTGCAACACCTCAGACCGGAGGGGAACACAGCCAGTACTTCACCACGGCTTAGAGGAGCCATTCACTCAACCGATCAGCGACAGCAGAGAGGGACGGGAAGCTCTAGTGGCTAGGGCGACTCCCATCTGGAAGGGTCATGGTTCGATTCCCAGCCCCTACAGTGTGCCTCCAGGCGTCcgtgagcaaggcgccctaaccAGGGcttggaaaataaatcatttctCAATCGTTCTGCTCCGAACGGAACCGGTATATTTAACGTTTTCGTTCTTGCGTTCCGCGTACCAACATATCGTTCCTGAACCGGTTCGGAACGTAAAATAACGTTTGTTCTTAACGTTCCGGCAGTGTTATTGGGTGCAGTCTCTTTTTGTGGTCTatatagggtgaccagatgtcccgcttTGTGCGGGATAGTCCCGCATTTCCATTAATTTGTACACGTCCCGCAAATTGAGACGTTGTCCCGCATTGTTATTGACAGTCAGACTCGATTTTTGAAATGCGTGTTTTATAATCTGGCATTTCTCAAATAGCTGTGTGTAGACAGCAGTGAGGGCTGTCATCAGGATGCGGGCGGGCTGGTTGATCATGTCAATGAAACTTGGACGCGGACGCAGGTTAAGGGCACGCCCGccaacaagaaacaatgcaaaGGCGATATAGTGCACTCGGTTAATTTAGCTCACGTTACCTTTGTCGAAGATAGAGCTCAGTGCAACTGTTGTTTCTAAATTGCCTCTcgccagggtggtggtgggaattTGTGACAACTGAGTTTAGCGGGCGGCGAAGTGAACGCGGCAAccggatttatttatttattttttcagtaaatAGGCTATTCTTTTGTGAaattgtataggctatatagagaACGGAGAAAAAAACGTTATTaaccggttttggggatttcaGAATAACGTTTCTGTTCCGGAACAGTTGAAGACCATTTGGTTTTCGTTTACGTTTACGTTCCCGTTCCTCGTAAAATTCCGTTCGTTTTCGTTTTCGTTCCTTGAACGGGTTCGGAGCCCTGGCCctaaccccttctcctcctccaagcaTCTCAAACCAGAGTCCCCAGAGCCGCTCCGACTGTTTGGTAAACAGGAAGCCGGTGGTATTTCCTTACAGGAAGTGAGCGTTGTCTGTCCCCAGGCGTGTCGGTGAGCGTGTCCACCTTCAACCTGATGGCCATCTCCCTGGAGCGCTACAGCGCCATCTGCAACCCGCTCACCTCGCGCACCTGGCAGACCAAGTCGCACGCCGTCAAAGTCATCTCGGCCACGTGGGCGGCCTCCCTCATCCTGATGCTGCCCTACCCCATCTCCAGCACCCTGAGGCCCTTCACCCGCATCAACAACTCCACCGGCCACATGTGTCGCCTGGTGTGGCCCAACGACGTCATCCAGCAGTCCTGGTGAGCAGAAGGCTTCGTTACCCGCTTAACCCACGGGGCAGTGGGACGTCGTTAGTGGCGCCTCGTTAGTGGGATCTCGTTAGTGGGGCCTCGTTAGTGGGGCCTCGTTAGTGGGTCTTCGTTAGTGACGTCATGAGTGGGAGGGATCAAACTCTTATGGGGCGGGGCACTAGTTGGTACGGCGGTCCACTGGGTATGCTGGGGTGTCGCCCTGTCAATCACGTCGCACGTCTGGGGTGACGCTCCCATTGGTGAGGTCACTCACGGGTATCGAAATGGTTGGAACAATGGCTGACGCCTGTCGATTTTGGGTAGCAGTCTGGTGCTATTGGGAAGGGAAACATGAGATGATATTGTTGGGTCAAGGTCAGACCAGCCCTTTAAAAGTATTAAAAGTCAACCTCAGGCTCTCCCACACTCcgtgtgtttcagtgtgatGAAGCCAGGCCCTTTACCGCTGGTCTGTGGTGCCTCAGCAGACGTCCTCAGACGCCGTCGGACATCCCTCACGTATTAACTGCTGTCGGAAAGCCTCCGCTCTGCGTTACGAAGGCCGTGAATCTCTTTTATACGGCAGAGTGCCTcactccagaccccccccccccgccccaggtcGGGGCCGAGGTGGTTTATGTCCTCCATATGTTTGGTTCTCTGTACAACTTGTTATCGTTAGAACAAGAGTTAGCTGTCGGCTCGAGACCCAGGGCCAGCGTCACGGAAACAATGGAAACGCATCGGTAACGACCACTTCCTGGTCCCAGGCTCGTTCGTCTGTGGGCCGACGGCAGCCACTCACACACCTCCGTGCCCACTACTCTGTTATTAATACCgtcggggaaggaggggaggaagatgtCTCTTCCTGGCAGGAAGTCCCAGAGAGGCCAGGGGTTCATTACTCTCAAAGACGCGCCGGTCTTTATATTCTGGACTCTTCGTCAGGTAcgtgtctctgctgctgctgctcttcctcaTCCCGGGGATCGTGATGATGACGGCGTACGGACTCATCTCGCTGGAGCTCTACCGCGGCATCAAGTTCGAGATGACCAACAGGAAGAGCAGCCGAGGTGAGTGATGAGGCGGCCTCCACGCACGCCGTTTAAACGCTCCCATTCATCATTAACCAGGCTGACAGACCGGCGCCTGATTACCCCTCTACCCTGGGGGGCCGGTACGGACCCCTGGACCCCGGGGGCCCGTACGGACCCCTGGACCATGGGGGGCCCGTACGGACCCCTCTACCCTGGGGGGCCCGTACGGACCCCTGGACCCCGGGGGCCCGTACGGACCCCTGGACCCTGGGGGGCCCGTACGGACCCCTGGACGTCTCTCCGTTAACCACCCTGTTCTCCCGCCCTCCGGCAGAGAGACAGTGCAGCACAGGAAGCATCAAACCCGGAGACAACGACGGCTGCTACCTCACGCCCTCCAAGAGGAGGAGCCTGCTGGGAGGGGCGGGCCCGGGCAGCGGGgtcggaggcggaggcggagccagCGGCGCGTCCACCA contains:
- the cckar gene encoding cholecystokinin receptor type A; its protein translation is METSTLTDLLLNSTDLNRILCSFGIRNQSECEDLDSPPEPKDINEAVRIVLYSLIFLLSVLGNTLIIAVLVRNRRMRTVTNLFLLSLAVSDLMVSLVCIPFTLIPNLMRNFVFGAGMCKLVMYFMGVSVSVSTFNLMAISLERYSAICNPLTSRTWQTKSHAVKVISATWAASLILMLPYPISSTLRPFTRINNSTGHMCRLVWPNDVIQQSWYVSLLLLLFLIPGIVMMTAYGLISLELYRGIKFEMTNRKSSRERQCSTGSIKPGDNDGCYLTPSKRRSLLGGAGPGSGVGGGGGASGASTKAKLGRVSGSSSTANLVAKKRVIRMLLVIVSLFFLCWTPVFVVNAWQAFDRRSAHRLTGAPISFIHLLSYVSACVNPLIYCFMNKRFRQGVLSTFSCCARGAGRHADGGGSTSRGSAFRRSAGSKKGRGSGGGGAAANGLSPPGGGGGGGACVRFTYVRAPAGGEPEA